A genomic segment from Streptomyces sp. NBC_00654 encodes:
- a CDS encoding 3-hydroxyacyl-CoA dehydrogenase NAD-binding domain-containing protein: MSSTTELLKGAAELFPGEVVTQAHVRHFDLPAGAGRFALITLDNGLDHTKPTTFGPQSLANLNTAIDQVEKEAAEGAVTGIGITGKPFIFAVGADLKGVELLGRHEDALAIGKGGHDVFRRLSSLAVPTFAYYNGAAMGGGVEVGLHCSYRTVSKALPAFSLPEVFLGLVPGWGGCALLPNLIGADRAVSVIIENSLNQNRQLKGKQVFELGIADALFEGADFLEQSLIWTADVLNGTVTVERPDVDRGEAWDQAVARGKAIADSKVHGAAPAAYRALEIIAAAKDGDLGAGFDAEDRALADLIMGGELRSGIYAFNLVQKRAKRPAGAPDKSLARPVTKVGVVGAGLMASQLALLFLRRLEVPVVLTDIDQARVDKGVGYVHAEIDKLLGKGRVNQDKANRLKGLVSGVLDKAEGFADADFIIEAVFEEIGVKQQVFAEVEAVAPAHAILATNTSSLSVTEMASKLKHPERVVGFHFFNPVAILPLLEIVRGERTDDAALATAFGVARKLKKTAVLVKDAPAFVVNRILTRFMGEIQNVIDEGTPVEVAEKAVEPLGLPMSPLVLLELVGPAIGLHVSETLNRAFPDRFTVSENLAAVVEAGKRGFYVYDSGKPELDPEVAALLKQGDVVLSEEQTRDRVLDAVAQEIGLMLDEGVVAEAQDIDLCLITGAGWPFHLGGITPYLDRAGVSERVNGKKFLPQGVASVPA, from the coding sequence GTGAGCTCCACCACCGAGCTTCTGAAGGGTGCGGCCGAGCTGTTCCCCGGTGAGGTCGTCACGCAGGCGCACGTACGCCACTTCGACCTTCCCGCGGGCGCGGGCAGGTTCGCGCTGATCACGCTGGACAACGGCCTGGACCACACCAAGCCGACCACCTTCGGACCGCAGTCGCTGGCGAACCTGAACACCGCCATCGACCAGGTCGAGAAGGAGGCCGCCGAGGGCGCGGTCACCGGTATCGGCATCACCGGCAAGCCGTTCATCTTCGCCGTCGGCGCCGACCTCAAGGGTGTCGAGCTGCTCGGCCGCCACGAGGACGCGCTGGCCATCGGCAAGGGCGGTCACGACGTCTTCCGCCGCCTCTCCTCGCTCGCGGTCCCGACGTTCGCGTACTACAACGGCGCGGCGATGGGCGGCGGTGTCGAGGTCGGTCTGCACTGCTCGTACCGCACCGTCTCCAAGGCGCTCCCGGCCTTCTCGCTGCCCGAGGTCTTCCTCGGGCTGGTGCCCGGCTGGGGCGGCTGCGCGCTGCTGCCGAACCTGATCGGCGCCGACCGCGCGGTCTCGGTGATCATCGAGAACTCGCTGAACCAGAACCGTCAGCTCAAGGGCAAGCAGGTCTTCGAGCTCGGGATCGCCGACGCGCTCTTCGAGGGCGCGGACTTCCTGGAGCAGTCGCTGATCTGGACCGCGGACGTGCTCAACGGCACGGTCACGGTGGAGCGCCCCGACGTCGACCGCGGGGAGGCCTGGGACCAGGCCGTGGCCCGCGGCAAGGCGATCGCCGACTCCAAGGTGCACGGTGCGGCCCCGGCCGCGTACCGCGCGCTGGAGATCATCGCCGCGGCCAAGGACGGCGACCTGGGCGCGGGCTTCGACGCCGAGGACCGGGCCCTCGCGGACCTGATCATGGGCGGCGAGCTGCGCTCCGGGATCTACGCCTTCAACCTGGTCCAGAAGCGCGCCAAGCGCCCGGCCGGGGCCCCTGACAAGTCGCTGGCCCGCCCGGTCACCAAGGTCGGCGTCGTGGGCGCGGGGCTGATGGCCTCGCAGCTCGCCCTGCTGTTCCTGCGCCGGCTGGAGGTGCCGGTCGTCCTCACGGACATCGACCAGGCGCGCGTCGACAAGGGTGTGGGCTATGTCCACGCCGAGATCGACAAGCTGCTCGGCAAGGGCCGTGTCAACCAGGACAAGGCCAACCGCCTCAAGGGCCTGGTCTCCGGTGTGCTGGACAAGGCCGAGGGCTTCGCCGACGCCGACTTCATCATCGAGGCCGTCTTCGAGGAGATCGGTGTCAAGCAGCAGGTGTTCGCGGAGGTCGAGGCGGTCGCCCCGGCGCACGCGATCCTCGCCACCAACACCTCCTCGCTGTCGGTGACCGAGATGGCGTCGAAGCTGAAGCACCCCGAGCGGGTCGTCGGCTTCCACTTCTTCAACCCGGTCGCGATCCTCCCGCTGCTGGAGATCGTCCGCGGTGAGCGGACGGACGACGCCGCACTGGCCACGGCGTTCGGTGTGGCCCGCAAGCTGAAGAAGACCGCGGTCCTGGTGAAGGACGCCCCGGCGTTCGTCGTCAACCGCATCCTCACCCGCTTCATGGGCGAGATCCAGAACGTCATCGACGAGGGCACCCCGGTCGAGGTCGCCGAGAAGGCCGTCGAGCCGCTCGGTCTGCCGATGTCCCCGCTGGTGCTCCTGGAGCTGGTCGGCCCGGCCATCGGTCTGCATGTCTCCGAGACCTTGAACCGCGCCTTCCCGGACCGCTTCACCGTCTCCGAGAACCTGGCGGCCGTGGTCGAGGCGGGCAAGCGGGGCTTCTACGTGTACGACTCCGGCAAGCCGGAGCTGGACCCCGAGGTCGCCGCACTCCTGAAGCAGGGCGATGTGGTCCTGTCCGAGGAGCAGACCCGTGACCGTGTCCTGGACGCGGTGGCGCAGGAGATCGGCCTGATGCTGGACGAGGGCGTCGTCGCCGAGGCCCAGGACATCGACCTGTGCCTGATCACCGGCGCGGGCTGGCCCTTCCACCTGGGCGGCATCACGCCGTACCTGGACCGGGCGGGCGTCTCGGAGCGGGTGAACGGCAAGAAGTTCCTGCCGCAGGGTGTGGCGAGCGTTCCGGCGTAA
- a CDS encoding acetyl-CoA C-acyltransferase gives MPRTIRDVVFVDGVRTPFGKAGPKGIYHETRADDLVVKAIRELLRRNPDLDPARIDEVAIAATTQIGDQGLTLGRTAGILAGLPQSVPGYSIDRMCAGALTAVTSTAGSIAFGAYDVVVAGGVEHMGRHPMGEGVDPNPRFVSEKLVDESALFMGMTAENLHDRYPTITKRRADEYAVRSQEKAAKAYANGKIQQDLVPVSVRRTNAEAGETGWGLVTADEPMRPGTSMESLAGLKTPFRAHGRVTAGNAAGLNDGATASLIAAEDVARELGLPVRMRLVSYAFAGVEPEVMGYGPIPATEKALAKAGLSIDDIGLFEINEAFAVQVLAFLEHYGIADDDARVNQYGGAIAYGHPLASSGVRLMTQLARQFEEQPEVRYGLTTMCVGFGMGATVVWENPNFENAAGGSK, from the coding sequence GTGCCTCGCACCATCCGGGACGTCGTCTTCGTCGACGGCGTCCGCACCCCGTTCGGCAAAGCGGGCCCGAAGGGCATCTACCACGAGACCCGCGCCGACGATCTCGTCGTGAAGGCCATCCGGGAGCTGCTGCGCCGCAACCCGGACCTGGACCCCGCCAGGATCGACGAGGTCGCCATCGCGGCGACCACGCAGATCGGCGACCAGGGCCTGACGCTGGGCCGGACCGCCGGAATCCTGGCCGGTCTGCCGCAGTCCGTCCCCGGCTACTCGATCGACCGCATGTGCGCGGGCGCCCTGACCGCCGTCACCTCGACGGCCGGCTCCATCGCCTTCGGCGCGTACGACGTCGTCGTCGCCGGTGGTGTCGAGCACATGGGCCGCCACCCGATGGGCGAGGGCGTGGACCCGAACCCGCGCTTCGTATCGGAGAAGCTGGTCGACGAGTCCGCCCTGTTCATGGGCATGACCGCGGAGAACCTGCACGACCGGTACCCCACGATCACCAAGCGGCGCGCCGACGAGTACGCGGTGCGTTCGCAGGAGAAGGCCGCCAAGGCGTACGCCAACGGCAAGATCCAGCAGGACCTGGTGCCGGTCTCCGTGCGCCGCACCAACGCCGAGGCCGGGGAGACGGGCTGGGGCCTGGTCACCGCCGACGAGCCGATGCGTCCGGGCACCTCGATGGAGTCGCTGGCCGGTCTGAAGACCCCGTTCCGCGCCCATGGCCGGGTGACGGCCGGTAACGCCGCCGGGCTCAACGACGGCGCCACCGCCTCGCTGATCGCCGCCGAGGACGTCGCCCGCGAGCTGGGCCTCCCGGTCAGGATGCGCCTCGTGTCCTACGCCTTCGCGGGTGTGGAGCCGGAGGTCATGGGCTACGGCCCGATCCCGGCGACCGAGAAGGCGCTGGCCAAGGCCGGTCTGTCGATCGACGACATCGGTCTGTTCGAGATCAACGAGGCGTTCGCCGTGCAGGTGCTCGCCTTCCTGGAGCACTACGGCATCGCCGACGACGACGCGCGGGTCAACCAGTACGGCGGCGCCATCGCCTACGGTCACCCGCTGGCCTCCTCGGGTGTGCGTCTGATGACGCAGCTGGCCCGCCAGTTCGAGGAGCAGCCGGAGGTCCGCTACGGCCTGACCACGATGTGCGTCGGCTTCGGCATGGGCGCCACGGTCGTCTGGGAGAACCCGAACTTCGAGAACGCAGCCGGAGGCAGCAAGTGA